In Corylus avellana chromosome ca2, CavTom2PMs-1.0, the following proteins share a genomic window:
- the LOC132170863 gene encoding O-fucosyltransferase 23, with translation MDLSANCKHSKFFGRNLNSIACKCVVLVVFALVTRAVLVPRFSAFGGIEQQDLVFIHSRSLSFNSEFGIRNDKFLEVPQIVWGLNNQKIAFARACLTARMLNRTLLMPSLSASLFYKEIDLLQPISFDKVFQFKKFNSLCKEFVRLGRYSDRLNRTGVFELHKGSGRKWTIERDLDQLRQHSKDPFDEYEVIRIVGKNPFLWHDHWPIKDYARVFECLVLVDEIAKEADIVVSKIREKGMEVRSKIESVQNGISSESSSLQPVPYVAVHMRIEIDWMIHCKKLEQRLNISQICSSKGEIMERVGNIMGLKTPTVVYLAVADSLLDDSTILNGWKEGLLPVEKKKLGVDGIYKKYPYLMQSAIDYEVCLRADVFVGNSFSTFSSLIALERTQKMIKTGVTSSCRVDVRWPSYAYNILGESKGPHRWMTTMSDSSLQAISYGSNDISC, from the coding sequence ATGGACTTATCGGCCAATTGTAAGCATTCCAAATTCTTTGGCCGGAATTTGAATTCCATAGCATGCAAATGTgttgttttggttgtttttgcTCTGGTTACTAGAGCTGTTCTGGTTCCTAGATTCTCTGCCTTTGGTGGGATTGAGCAGCAGGACTTGGTGTTCATCCACAGTCGTTCTCTGTCATTCAATTCTGAATTTGGAATCCGGAATGATAAATTCCTGGAGGTTCCTCAAATTGTATGGGGTTTAAACAATCAAAAAATTGCATTTGCAAGAGCTTGTCTAACAGCTAGAATGCTGAACCGAACTCTTTTGATGCCTAGCTTAAGTGCGTCCCTGTTCTACAAAGAAATTGATCTCTTGCAACCCATTTCCTTCGATAAGGTGTTCCAATTCAAGAAGTTCAATTCACTCTGCAAGGAATTTGTCCGATTGGGCCGCTACTCGGATCGTTTGAATCGGACGGGAGTCTTTGAGCTTCATAAAGGTAGTGGAAGGAAGTGGACGATTGAGAGAGATTTAGATCAATTGAGACAGCATAGCAAGGACCCCTTTGATGAGTATGAGGTAATTCGAATAGTTGGGAAGAACCCTTTTTTATGGCATGATCATTGGCCTATTAAGGACTATGCCAGGGTCTTTGAGTGCTTAGTTTTGGTTGATGAGATAGCGAAAGAAGCCGATATAGTTGTATCCAAGATTAGAGAGAAAGGAATGGAGGTAAGAAGCAAGATTGAGTCTGTACAAAATGGCATTAGTTCTGAGAGTTCTTCATTGCAGCCAGTGCCTTATGTAGCCGTCCACATGAGGATAGAGATAGACTGGATGATTCACTGTAAGAAATTAGAGCAGAGATTAAACATAAGCCAAATTTGTAGCAGCAAGGGGGAGATTATGGAAAGAGTGGGGAACATTATGGGCCTGAAGACTCCAACTGTGGTTTACCTTGCTGTGGCTGATAGTCTTCTTGATGATTCTACTATATTGAATGGTTGGAAGGAAGGATTGCTTCCTGTGGAGAAGAAGAAACTGGGTGTTGATGGGATTTACAAGAAGTATCCATATCTCATGCAGTCAGCAATTGATTATGAAGTGTGCTTAAGGGCTGATGTCTTTGTTGGAAACAgcttttctacattttcaagTCTTATAGCTCTTGAGAGAACACAGAAGATGATCAAAACCGGGGTTACAAGCTCGTGCCGGGTGGATGTAAGGTGGCCGTCTTATGCGTATAATATACTAGGGGAATCAAAGGGCCCTCATAGATGGATGACTACTATGTCTGATTCAAGCCTTCAAGCGATTAGCTATGGCTCCAATGACATCTCTTGTTGA